Proteins encoded by one window of Orbaceae bacterium BiB:
- the rpsP gene encoding 30S ribosomal protein S16, which produces MVTIRLARGGSKKRPFYQVVVTDSRNPRDGRFIERVGFFNPVAQGKAEELRLDLDRVNHWVGLGATVSDRVSSLIKQAQKAA; this is translated from the coding sequence ATGGTAACTATTCGTTTAGCTCGTGGCGGTTCTAAAAAACGTCCATTTTATCAAGTCGTTGTGACTGATAGCCGTAACCCACGTGATGGTCGTTTTATTGAGCGTGTTGGTTTCTTTAATCCAGTTGCGCAAGGTAAAGCAGAAGAATTACGTTTAGATCTTGATCGCGTAAATCACTGGGTTGGTTTAGGTGCTACTGTATCTGATCGTGTTAGCTCATTGATCAAACAAGCACAAAAAGCTGCTTAA
- the lysC gene encoding lysine-sensitive aspartokinase 3: MSNPNQPCVIAKFGGTSVADYQAMSNSANIVIANPNVKVVVLSASAGVTNLLVALAEGRDAEIRKQHIAKLQAIQYNILEQLPENPALREEIDRVISNIAALSEAASLATSAALTDELVCHGELMSSRLFVEVLKEKQRNAVWFDVRKVMRTDSKFGKAAPKVDEIKQLCCAHIKSLNGSQIIVTQGFIGSEHTGKTTTLGRGGSDYTAALLGEALNATQIDIWTDVAGIYTTDPRIAENAKRIDDITFAEAAEMATFGAKVLHPATLVPAVRSNIPVFVGSSKAPHDGGTIVYNAHSIKSELPLFRAVTLRRKQTLLTLNSLNMLHAQGFLANVFAILAKHNISVDLVTTSEVSIAVTIDTAGTNTDGSSLLTKELLDELSKVCCVEVQEDLALVAIIGNNLTTTKGMTKQIFGQLEQFSVRLACFGASTHNICFLVKAHDAENIVKILHKTIFE; this comes from the coding sequence ATGAGTAATCCCAATCAACCATGTGTTATCGCAAAATTCGGTGGAACAAGTGTTGCTGATTATCAAGCAATGAGTAATAGTGCCAATATTGTTATCGCTAATCCTAACGTAAAAGTTGTAGTATTGTCTGCCTCAGCGGGAGTAACTAACTTATTAGTAGCCCTTGCAGAAGGACGAGATGCGGAGATTCGCAAACAACATATCGCGAAATTGCAAGCCATTCAATACAATATTCTTGAGCAATTACCTGAAAACCCAGCACTTCGTGAAGAAATTGACCGTGTCATCAGCAATATTGCAGCCCTTTCTGAAGCGGCAAGTTTAGCTACTTCAGCAGCGCTGACCGATGAGCTAGTTTGCCACGGTGAATTAATGTCATCTCGTTTATTTGTTGAAGTATTAAAAGAAAAACAGAGAAATGCTGTCTGGTTTGATGTACGTAAGGTGATGCGAACTGACAGTAAATTTGGTAAAGCAGCACCGAAAGTTGATGAGATTAAACAACTCTGTTGTGCTCACATTAAATCATTAAACGGTTCACAAATTATTGTAACGCAAGGTTTTATTGGTAGTGAGCACACAGGTAAGACAACGACACTCGGTCGTGGAGGGAGTGATTATACTGCCGCATTATTAGGTGAAGCATTAAATGCGACTCAAATTGATATCTGGACTGATGTCGCAGGTATTTATACCACAGATCCACGAATTGCTGAGAATGCTAAACGTATTGATGATATCACCTTTGCTGAAGCAGCTGAAATGGCCACATTTGGTGCTAAAGTTCTTCATCCTGCGACCTTAGTCCCCGCTGTACGCAGCAATATTCCCGTATTTGTTGGATCAAGTAAAGCACCTCATGATGGCGGAACTATTGTATATAATGCACATAGTATTAAATCAGAATTACCATTATTTAGAGCCGTAACACTACGTCGTAAACAGACACTATTAACCTTAAATAGTCTTAATATGTTACATGCTCAAGGTTTTTTAGCTAATGTATTTGCTATTCTTGCTAAACATAATATTTCGGTTGATTTAGTCACGACCTCTGAAGTCAGTATTGCCGTCACCATTGATACTGCAGGCACCAATACGGATGGTAGCAGTTTATTGACTAAAGAGTTACTTGATGAACTGTCTAAAGTATGTTGTGTTGAAGTACAAGAAGATTTAGCCCTAGTTGCGATTATTGGTAATAACTTAACGACAACAAAAGGCATGACTAAACAAATTTTTGGTCAACTGGAACAATTTAGTGTTCGTTTAGCTTGTTTTGGTGCAAGCACACATAATATTTGTTTTTTAGTTAAGGCTCATGATGCCGAAAATATTGTTAAAATACTACATAAAACAATATTTGAGTAA
- the rimM gene encoding ribosome maturation factor RimM (Essential for efficient processing of 16S rRNA) has translation MNTEKLIVVGKLGSSYGIRGWLRVFSFTEDADNLFDYTPWYIKRADSWQKVEVESFKPHNQDTIVKIKGIDDRDDANALTNVEIYVDAEELPDLEEGDFYWKDLIGCKVLTINGYDLGQVIDLMETGSNDVLVVKANLKDVFGSKERLIPFVEDQFIKQVDLSAKQITVDWDPAF, from the coding sequence ATGAATACTGAAAAATTAATCGTGGTAGGCAAACTTGGTTCAAGTTATGGCATTCGTGGTTGGCTTCGTGTTTTTTCATTTACTGAAGATGCGGATAATCTTTTTGATTATACTCCTTGGTATATCAAAAGAGCTGATTCTTGGCAAAAAGTTGAAGTTGAAAGCTTTAAGCCACATAACCAAGACACCATTGTTAAAATTAAAGGCATAGATGATCGTGATGACGCAAATGCGTTAACGAACGTTGAAATTTATGTTGATGCAGAAGAGTTACCTGATTTGGAAGAAGGTGATTTTTATTGGAAGGATCTAATTGGCTGCAAAGTATTAACAATTAATGGTTATGATTTAGGTCAGGTGATTGATCTAATGGAAACTGGTTCAAATGATGTATTAGTTGTTAAAGCTAATCTTAAAGATGTATTTGGCTCTAAAGAACGTCTGATCCCGTTTGTTGAAGATCAATTTATTAAGCAAGTTGATTTATCGGCTAAACAGATCACAGTAGATTGGGATCCTGCTTTTTAA
- a CDS encoding GlsB/YeaQ/YmgE family stress response membrane protein, whose translation MGILSWIILGLIAGWIAKFFMPINGGLIKTLVLGVIGAIVGGYISTFFGLGSVTGLNLFSLIIAVLGAVLVIFVFRWLTK comes from the coding sequence ATGGGAATTTTAAGTTGGATTATTTTGGGATTAATTGCTGGCTGGATAGCGAAGTTTTTTATGCCAATTAACGGTGGGCTTATAAAAACATTAGTATTAGGCGTTATTGGTGCAATTGTTGGAGGTTATATTAGTACATTTTTCGGCCTAGGCAGTGTAACTGGTTTGAACTTATTTAGTCTAATTATTGCCGTACTTGGCGCTGTTTTAGTTATCTTCGTTTTTCGTTGGCTCACAAAATAA